From Actinopolyspora lacussalsi, a single genomic window includes:
- a CDS encoding putative DsbA family dithiol-disulfide isomerase (product_source=COG2761; cath_funfam=3.40.30.10; cog=COG2761; pfam=PF01323; superfamily=52833) — protein sequence MATMDVYFDYVCPFCLLANEDITTVAAEYGVDVEWHPFELRPYPAETLRPEDDYLPAIWQRAVYPMARREGVEITLPSVSPQPYSHTAFEGYQYAREHGLGQDYNDRVLRAFFQRDLDIGRIDVLTELAAELGLDSAEFGRALADRRYAETHRRALEHARDEVGITAVPTVITGEHRINGVPDKERLRTALSSTLSATS from the coding sequence ATGGCCACGATGGATGTCTACTTCGACTACGTATGCCCGTTCTGCCTACTGGCCAATGAGGACATCACCACTGTCGCCGCCGAGTACGGCGTCGACGTCGAATGGCACCCGTTCGAGCTTCGCCCCTACCCTGCCGAGACGCTCCGGCCGGAAGACGACTACCTGCCCGCGATCTGGCAGCGTGCGGTCTACCCGATGGCCCGACGCGAGGGTGTGGAGATCACACTGCCCTCGGTCTCGCCACAGCCCTACAGTCACACCGCGTTCGAGGGATACCAGTACGCCCGCGAACACGGGCTCGGGCAGGACTACAACGACCGGGTGCTGCGTGCCTTCTTCCAACGGGATCTCGATATCGGACGTATCGACGTCCTGACCGAGCTCGCCGCGGAACTCGGGTTGGACAGCGCGGAATTCGGTCGGGCTCTGGCCGACCGGCGCTACGCCGAAACCCACCGGAGGGCGCTGGAGCACGCCCGCGACGAAGTGGGAATCACCGCTGTCCCGACCGTGATCACCGGCGAACACCGGATCAACGGCGTACCCGACAAGGAGCGGTTGCGCACGGCCCTGTCCA